ACCGCCACGCTGCCCGCGATGCCGATGATGAAGGGCACCTTCTGGGTGAAGCCACCGAGGAACGCCTGCTGCGCCGTCCACAGGCTCTGTGTCGCGGCCACGTGGAGGTTGAGCAGCCGGGACAGCGGCAGGTAGACGTCCGCCACCTCCTCGAGATCCAGGTGCTCGCCGAGCCCCCGCAGTCCCTCGACCTCCTCCGCCGTCAGGGGGAGCGGGGTCGCGGCGCGCAGGGCCCTCCACGCATCGCGCTCGAAGTCGACGAACATGGAGGCGGTCTGTGGCTTGGGTGCGGACATGGAGCCCTCCTCCCTTGTGAGGGCGGGTCATCCTACCGAAGCGTCCAGCGCTTGACGGAGTCGTCGTGAGCTGTTCGCTCGTCCACGCCCGCAACATCGCGAGAGCAACACTCACACTGATAGCGACAAATAGGCGTCACTCGGATTGCACTATTGGCGGCATTTTCTCTCTCGACCACACACTCGAAGTGTCGTTGGGAGGTGCACAGTGAAGAATCCAGTGAGGGTCGGGTTACCTGCCGCGATGCTGCTGTGGACGGCCACCCTGGCCTGTGGCCCGGCGGAGGAAGCCCCCGGGGACGAGGAGCCCGCCAGCCAGCGCCAGGCAGCCCGCTCCTCCAACAGCGAGACGCTCAACGGACTGGCCTTCAATGGCCTCGCCTTCAATGGACTGGCCTTCAACGGCCTGGCCTTCAACGGGCTGAACAGCGCCAGCTTCTCGGCCTGGTTCCAGCAGAACGACTCGCTGGCAGACATGGTCATGCGGTACGTCGTCACCTGTGCCGTGCCGGCCGGAGAGACGCGCATGTACACGGATCCCCAGGGAAGGACGTACGTGTGGGCGGGCTCGCTGGGGCTGGCGCCGGACTGGGCCAACGGCCAGCCGGCGACCGTGAGGGAGCAGCAGCTCGTCTCCGGGTGCCTGGCCGCCCACGTCAACAAATACGGGCGGACCGTCCCCATCTCCATCCTGGGCGCCAACGCGCGGGGGCAGCCCATCCCCACCACCCAGGCGGAGCTCCAGGAGTTCTCCCAGCGGGAGGGATGCTTCTTCGGCAACCTCTTCAAGAACGAGGGCATCTACGTCGGCAACGACGCCAGTCCGCTGGGCAGGAACAGGAGCAGCGTGCGGGCCTGTGCGCTCTCGGGCAGGAGTGACGAGTGTCCGCCGATCGTCCCCATCGGGAGCTGCGCCGCGAGCTGCACGCCCGACGCCACGAACACGTACTACACGCGGTGCAACCGCAACGGCATCACCTACGTCCCCCTCATCACCCGCATCCATCCCCAGGACATCTACGTGTGCGGTGACGGCACCTGCCAGTTCACCGAGTCCTGTGGCATCGGCCTGAGCACCGTGCAGTGCACCCTCGACTGCGGCATCTGTCGCTGAGCGCCGGGCACCGAGCGCTACTCACCCGCCGCCTTGAAGATGAAGGGGTACGTCACGGTGACCATCCCGCCCCCCTTGAGCTTGGGGAACACCCACCCGCGCACGCGGCCGGCCACGCACTTCTCCAGCTCGACGTTGCCCGCGGTGGACTGAGACACCTCCGAGGAGGCGACCGAGCCCTCCGCCGAGATGATGAAGCGGACGGCCACCTTGCCGGACAGCGCCGGGTAGCGGTTGAGCAGGCTCTCGTAGCAGTAGCGCACCTGCGAGCGGTTGAGCTGGATGACCCGGCGGATGAGGTCGCGGTCCAGGGGATTGGAGACTTGTGGCTCCTCGGCGGCGAGGCCCACCGTCACGCCCTGCTTCTGCCCCACCCGCGCGGGTCCGTTGCCATAGTCGGACTCTCCCGTGGAGCGGCCTCGGAGTCCCGCGTTGCCGACGAGGCCGACCGTCTCGCCGCCCCCGTTGCCGCCGGGACCGGAGCGCAACCCCAGCATGCCGAGGTTGCCAGCGCTGCTGGTCCGGGTGCTGCCCACGTGTCCCAGGGCGCTCGCGAAGCTGCTTCCCGGGCCCTGGAAGAGGTTGGCGGTATTCACTCCGCCGAGCAGCCCCCGCGCGACCTCGCGGGCATCCATCCGCTTCCCCTTCGAGCCCTTCGTGGAGAGGAGCGGCCCCGGTAGGGCCTTCAGGGGCTTCTCCGCCCGCGGCTCCGGTTCGCGTGGCCGGCTGGCCTCCCGCCGGACCTCGCGCTCCTTCTTCACCGCGTCGAGCTGCTGGAGCAGCCGATTCTTCTGGACCTCGGGCGGCTTGACGATGAGCTTCGCGATGCGCGACTGGCCTCTCGCGAGCTCATCCGCGAACCCGGCCGCGTCCGCGTCGTGGTTGGCGGCGCTGATGACGAAGAAGCCCGCGAGGAAGAACGTCACCAGGAAGATGTTGAGCAGGGTGGTGTCCAGCGAGTCCGTCAGCCGCGCCACCACCGGACGGGGCACCGGCTGGAAGCACACCTCCAGCACCACGCCGCCGAGCTCCACCCGGAGGAAGTCGTCCATCTCCAGCGCGAGGGCATAGGCCTCGCCCTCGTGCGCGGCGAGCCCGGACTCGATGACCGCTCGCAGGTCGCGCGTGTCCCCGCTCCGGGTGAGCTCGCCCTTCATCCTCCCCGTGAAGCAGACGGTGAAGCCCTTCCCGTCGGTGCGCAGCACCTCGAAGCGGGGCGCGCCCAGCCGGGCATCCCCCATGACGAAGTCCACGCCCGCGGCACTGCCCACGCTGAAGCTCTTGCGCGCACCCGGAGCGACGAAGAACTCGCCCACGTCACGGTCTCCCCAGAGGAAGCGCAGGCCCACCCCGAGCGGTCCACGGGCCTTGCGCGGCACCGCCCGGCGCTCGCGCGGCACGGCCACGGGGGAAGGCGCGTCGGGCACCGCCACCGCGGGAACCGGCACGGCCTGGGGCGGGATTGTGCTCGTGGCCACTGGCGCCGGTGGCTCAACGGGCCCGGCACTCTCGACGGCGGAGGCGAGGTTGCGCGCGGCCACCTCCGTGGGGTTCTCCAGGCGGAGCGTCGTGCCGCCCACCTGGAGCTCATCCCCGAAGGTGATGCGACTCTTGCTCACCCGTCTGCCATTGACGTGGGTCCCCCCGATGCTGCCCATGTCCGTGATGAACAGACCGCCGTCGGCTCCCACCTCGATGACGGCGTGGATGCGGCTGACCTTCTCGTCCTCCAGACAGAGGTGCGCGGACGCGAGGCGGCCGATCTTGATGATGTCGCGCTCGAAATCCCGGGACGTGACGAGCACGTCCCCCTTGAAGACCTTGAGTCTGACAGGAATGGCCATGGTGGCTCCGATGCGTTGATGGAGCACCAGACACCCCGCGCGGCCACGGGTTCCCGCGAAGTCGCGGGGCCTGCTCAATCCAGCGGTGTGAACTCGCTACAGATGAAGCCACTGCCCTCCTCGCCCGAGGAGAACATCGCCCGCTTCGGGAAATGGTGGACGGGGTCGTAGTCCACATCCACCCGCGCGGAGGTGTTCAAGCCCGACTCCACCTGCTGGAAGAGGGTGTCGATGGTGGGCGCGCTGTCCACGTCGATGCCGGGTGTGGGCGCGGTACCCTGGCCGACGTAGCGCACCGACACCACCTCGTCTCCCCGCACCTCGATCCGCCACGGCCCCCGCCCGGGCGCGAAGCCCGTCACCGTGTAGTCGTAGCGGTAGTGCTCGGGGTGCGTCTCGTTCCAGGCCTCGCGCTCGGTGCTCCACTGCGACTGCTCGCTCCCGCAGCCCACCAGACCCCACGTCAACAGCAGACCCAGACACCACCCGATGCTCACTCTCCTGTTCATGTCCTTCCTCGATAGGCATGCGTGGCGCTCCCTGCTCCGCCAGCGGTGTGCCCGCCGACCGTGCAAGCCATGCGCCGGGCCGGGCTCCCTCGGAACAGCGCGAGGAGCGGGCCTGTGAGCCTCGAATATTCGAGGGGGCCTCGTGGATTCACGGAGGCCCGGACGTCCCCGCGCGGCTGTGGCACAGTCGCGCTCGTGAACCGCTCCGCACTCCTCGTGTTGCTGCTGCTGTCCTGTGCCGTGGCCTGCTCGCGCCGCATGGAGTCCCAGGCGCTCGGTGTCCAGTACGAGCCCCCGCCGGGCATGACCCCGCGCGCCGAGGAGTCCGGCCCGCCCGCCGTGGCGCGCTTCGAGGGCGGGCTGGAATTGCGCTCGGTGCAGGGCACGCCGCCCAAGCTCGAAGCACCTCCAGAGGAGGTCCTGGCCGCGGCGGGTGTCCCGGTGCCGGGGACGAGGCTCAATGCCACGCAGGGCACGCTCACCGCGGGTCCGGTGGCGCGCTACGAGTTCCAGCAGGGCGGGTCCCGGACCCTCGTGTACTTCCTCCCTCGCACCGACCGGTTCGTGCTCGTCCTCTATACCGCTCCGGAGCGCGACTACGGGCCCGGCTCCGCGAGGGTCGAGCGCTCGCTCTCCACCCTGAAGCCCACGCGCTGACCCGGGGACGTCCCGGGACCTTCCCTCGCCGTGCTTCCTCCTGGGAGGATGCCGGCCATGTCACCCCAGCGCCTGCTGCTGCTGCTGTCCGTCCTCGCCACGCTCCCCGCCTGGGGTGAGGCCGGCCTCACACTGACCGAGCCTCCCGCCTGGGTGGAGCCCACTCCGGTCGATACGCAGCGCCCGCTGCGCGCCGAGGACGCGGTCTCGGGCCTCCATCAGCTGCTGTCCGAGGAGCAGGTCCGCGTCTCGCCCGAGCTGACCGAGCGCTTCCACCGTCAGGTGCGGCGCGTGGCCAGCAGCCGGGGCGTGGAGGAGGGCTCCAAGCTCGAGGTCACCTTCTCCAACGCCCACGAGCGCCTGCGCCTGCACGGCGTCTGGCGCACCCGCGATGGCGTGCGCACCCAGATTCTCCGCGCCGAGGACGTGAAGCTGCTGCAGCAGGAGCGCGGGCTGGACCTGGGCATCTACCGCGACGAGCGCACCGCCCTCGCCTTCCTCCAGGACGTGCGCGCGGGGGACCTCCTCGAGGAGGCCTATACCGTGGAGAACACCCACCCGCTCTTCAAGGGACACCACCTGGACTCGCTCGTCCTCGCGAGCGAGGTGCCCGTGGCCCACTTCGTCCACCGGCTGCTCGCCCCGGCGGGACTGAAGCTCCACTTCAAGACCCATGGCACGCAGGAGGCCCGGCCCGTGGAGCGCGACGTGGGCGGACTGCGCGAGTACCGGTGGGAGCGCGAGGACGTGCCCGCCTTCGAGCCGGAGCAGGGAATCCCCTCGGACCTGGCGGAGTGGCCGCACGTCCAGGTGAGCAGCTTCGGGAGCTGGGCCGACGTGGCCTCCTGGGGCCTCGCGCTGATGGAGGGCATGCCGGAATCCCCCGAGGTGAAGGCGCGGGCCGAGTCCTGGCGCTCCCTGCCCACCGAGGAGGCGCGCTTCCTCGCGGCGGTGCGCTTCGTCCAGGACGAGGTGCGCTACCTGGCGATCGCCATCGGCCCCAACACCCACCAGCCCCACGCGCCGGAGCAGGTGCTCGCCCAGCGCTTCGGCGACTGCAAGGACAAGGCGCTCCTGCTCACCACCCTGCTGCGCACGCTGGGCATTCCCGCGCACGTGGCCCTGGTGAGCGCCCACCGGCACGGCGGTGTGGACCACCTGCTCCCCTCGGCCTGGGCCTTCGACCACGCCATCGTGCGCGCCCAGGTGGCCGGACGCACCGAGTGGGTGGATGCCACCCAGACGCATCGGCGCGGGCGGCTCGGCGCGCGGAGCCCGCTCCCCTACGGGAAGGCGCTCGTGCTCGCTCCCGGCACCACCGCCCTGGAGTCCATTCCCCAGCCCGCCGCCGAGGGGCCGGAGGTGGACACGCGCTACGTGCTCTCCGTGAACGACGACGGCACCGGGGCACTCGCCATCACCAGCCGCCACACGCGCGAGGGAGCGGACAGCCTCCGCTCGTTGCTGGCGGGACTGTCGGCGGAGCAGCTCTCCACCCGGCAGCTCGAGCAATACCGCCCCCTCTTCCCCAAGCTGAAGCCCGAGGGCACTCCGCGCGTGGTGGATGACGAGAACACCAACACGTTGACGCTGGAGGCGACGTACACCCTCGAGGACGCCTGGGCCAACGGTGGCCTGAAGGTCGCGGCCCCGCAGGTGGGCGGGCAGCTCGCCCTCCCCCGGCGCACCGAGGGGCGCTCCTTCCCCCTGGAAGTGGACCACCCCACCCACCTCCGCGTGCGCTGGGAGGTCCACTCCGATTCGCTGCTGAACGTGGCCTCGGAGCGGCACACGGTGGAGGGCCCCGCCTCCCGCATGGAGATGACGGTGACGTCCGACCTCGGCGGATTCACCTACCAGGTGGAGTACCGCAGCCTCGCGGACCGGGTGGCGCCGGACGCGATGGCCCGGCACACCGAAGCCGTGGGGAAGATGGGCCCCCTGCTCGGCCTGTCCTTCGCCGCGCCGGTGGGTACCGTGCTCTCCGCCAACGTCTCCACGTCCGACTCCTTCCTGCTCTCGCGCGAGGTCAGCCTCGCCCTCAGCGCGGTGTTCCTGCTGGTGCTGGCGGTCTTCGGGCTGGGCCTCCCCCGGCGCATCCGCGAATTCGTCCAGAAGCGCCGGACCCGGCAACAGGCCCGCCGGGCCTCACCGGGCGACGTGCGGTACCTGCGCGAGCGCGAGAAGCGCGAGAAGGAGGAGGAGGGAGCGCGCCCCATCCTCGTGGACAGCCTGGAGCAGGCCGATCAGCACATCCGCAAGGAGCGCTGCTCCTGCGGCGGTACCTTCGAGCGCGTGCCGGATGCCCTGCAACTGCGGCACACGGGGAGCGACGGCAGGAACATCACCGTCCTCCGCGTGCGCTGCACCTCCTGCCACGCGCCCCAGTTCCTCTCCTTCGACGTGCGGCCCAGCTGAGTCACACGCGCCGGCTCACGGGCACGGCTCCGCGTACCGCACGGAGCTGCCCACGACCTCCGTGCCGTTGCCGACGAGGGCGTACCAGTAGCCAATGCGCACCTCCCCCAGGGGCCCCAGCCCGAGCGCGTACTCCCAGGGGTGGGTCACCCCTTCCTTCCCATCGAGGGCGATGATGGGAGTGTAGGACCAGGACTGACGCCCCGCGGGCAGGAAGGCACGAACGAGCTTGGGATTCTCGAAGCGGTCCAGCACCGCGTGGAGGTTTCCCCGCGAGTCCGCCACCAGATCGAGCGCGATCCCAGCGGAAGGTCCCACCTCCTCGATCCGCCAGCCGCCGTCCTCCTTCACCGCGTGCTGGACGTACGAGCCACCGTACGAGTAGAGCAGGTGGGGACGCATCGAGGAATCGATCGCCAGCACGGGCTCATTGCCCGAGATGTCCGCGACCCGCTCCTGCATCCAGGTGCCCGAGGCATTGGTGGCGTAATAGATGCCGGACTCGGCATTGGTATGCCAGGCGATGTGGGCATGGCCCCAGGCGTCGACCGCGAGATCCGCTCCGCCGCTACGGGACTGGATGCCGAGATCCGTGATCACCCACTGCCCGGACCGGTTGGTCGCATGGGCGAGGCGGCGCTCGCTGCCCGTCTCCATATCGAGAAGGACATGGGCGAAGCCGGACGGGTCGAGGGCCAGCGCGACCGGAACGCCACGGGCGATCGCGGTGCTCTGCCAACTGACGGATCCGCTGTAGGCGTAGACGGTGCTGCCGGAGTAATCGACAACCAAGTGCCGGCCGCCGTCCGCGTCGATGGCGAAGCCCCGCACGTATCCTTGCAGCTCGCCCGCTTGAATCAGCGCATGCCCCTGCCCCATTCCGCCCACGAACACCTTGCCCTCGTCGGTCATGGCGAGATACCCCAGGCCCTGGGAATCGAAGGCAAAAGCCGCGCTCTCCACATCCACGGCGACCTCCCGCGACCGCCGCCCCTCCACGCAGGAGGCATCCGGCAGACCCCCGTCCGATAGGCCCCCGTCCGATGTGCCCGCGTCCGATAGGCCCCCGTCCGATGTGCCCCCGTCCGATAGGCCCCCGTCCGATGTGCCCGCGTCCGATAGGCCCCCGTCCGATAGGCCCCCGTCCGATGTGCCCGCGTCCGTCATGATCGGAGGCAGACCCGCATCGCCTCCGACCTTGTCCGGAGGCGGGCCTCCATCCTGTGTGTCCTGCACATAGGTGTTGTGGTTCTCGAAGATGATGTCGATCTGGATGGGATCGCAAGCGCCCAGCAGGAGCGAGGTGAGCACCACGGCGGGCGGAAGGACGTGGGGGAGTTTCATGAAGGCGTTCCTCGGTTGGGTGTGCTGTCGGAGATACGAAGCGAGGAGCGCCGCCGGGTCGTCCGCCCTCTCTTTTTCCTCACGGCTCAATGCCCGAGCGACAGCTCCACGCCCCACGTGGCGCCCCACGCCTCCTCGCCATCCGCGGTGATCCGGTCCGTGCCGATGAAGCCCGCCGCGCGCAACCGCCAGGAGTCCATGCGCGCCACCACGCCGCCCGAGAGGTGGCCGGACAGCACGGTGGGATCGCCCTGCAGTCCTCCCCGGAACTTCACGCCGATCAGACTCCAGCCCGCGGCGGCCTCCACGAACGGACCCACCCGCCCGGGACCCTGGAAGCCCGCGAGTCCCTGCACGGACAACCGGTGGAGGGTCACGTCGGCCAGGGACAGGAGCGAGAGGGCGTAGGAGACACGCACGCCCAACGTATAGGGCGCCGAGGTGCGCAGGGCGACGCTCGGCCCGGTGGTGAAGCCCCCGAGCCCGAGCGGCGTCCGCGCGACCACGGCCCCCACCTCCCAGGGAGAGGGGGGCTCCGGCACGAACGCGGCGAGGGGCACGTCCAACGGCACCACCCTGCCCGGCACGAAGTCCACCGGAACGAAGGACGAGGTGGACACGTACCGCTCGTAGAAGCTCCGGTCGAAGGCCACCGAGAAGAGCCCGCGCCGCAGGGCGTCCTCCACCGGCCCGCGCTCCTGCAGCTCGCGCGGACGCAGCCGGGGCACGCCAGCACCGAGCTGCGCGAGCGCGATACGGGCCTCGGCGGTGGGCGTGCGCACCCAGTAGGCCTCCCGGACGGGCAGGCGCAGCGCGAGCGGCTGTCCCTCGGCGCGCCGCACGTCCGCCAGCCTCCGGCCCTCCTCGTCCTCCACCGAGATGCGCGCATGCTCGAACTCCGCCGGGAGCAGGAGGCTCGGCCCCTCGGGCGAAGGGCCCACCAGCGGGCGCCGGGGATCGCGCGCGGGAGCCTGGGCACGGACGGAGAGCCGGGCGGGCAGCGCCTTCACCCCCTGCAACGAAGCGGCGACGAAGCCGGCCAGCTCGCTGTACTCCACCGCGCCATCCCCGTTGACGTCCGCCCCTCCCATCAGCCCCGAGCGCACCACGTGGCTGAAGACGCCCGCGCGCAGGCGGGACCACTCGTGCGTCTCGCCGGTGTCGCTCTCGGCGAAGAGGGCGCCCACGTGGGGCCTCGCGGCGAGCTGCTCGCGCTCCAGCGTTCCACGCAGCTCCGCCAGCACCGCCGCGTCCGCCTGTCCCCGGCTGCCCACCACGCCCGAGGCCCGGCACGCATCCACGATGACGTGGACGAAGTCCGCCCCGAGCGGGTCCACCAGTTGCGCGTAGAAGGCCGTCCGGTCCAGCCGTCCGCCCTTCACGGTGAAGTAGGCACGGCCGACCTCGTCGGTGTTGCCATGCCCCACGTAGACGAGCAGCACGTCCGTCCGCCGCCCCGTGGCGTGGTCCGCCTGGATGGCGCCGCGCAGGGACTCCACCGCCCGGGACACCTCCTCGGGCGTGGGCGGCCGGACTCCCGACGCCAGCACCGCGGCGCCCGTCTGGCGCGTCTCCGCGTCGGGCTCCACCAGCAGCGTGGTCTCCACGCCCAGCCGCCGCAACAGCTCCGTCCACAGCACCCCGTCGTCGTCCGCGTAGCGCAGCGGAGGGAGGGCCGGGTCATCGCTGGCGTTGTGCGCGATGACGAGCGCGCGGCGCACGGGCGGGGCGGCGAGGCCCTGGGAGGCGGCGAGCAGCACCACGGCCGCGAGCAACGTTCCCCAACGGCGGCGAGTCATGGAGCGTCCTCTACCCGAACCGGCATCCGGAGCACCACCGCACCCGGGATGACCTCACCCCGCAGCGCTCCGAGCGCCGACCGGGGCGAGTCCGCGAACGCGGCGGTGACCTCGGCCGTCCCCGGGGACATGGGGAGGGGAATGGTGGCCTCCAGCGGCTGCTCCGCGCCCGGACGGCCGGCGACGGCGTAG
This is a stretch of genomic DNA from Archangium violaceum. It encodes these proteins:
- a CDS encoding TonB family protein is translated as MAIPVRLKVFKGDVLVTSRDFERDIIKIGRLASAHLCLEDEKVSRIHAVIEVGADGGLFITDMGSIGGTHVNGRRVSKSRITFGDELQVGGTTLRLENPTEVAARNLASAVESAGPVEPPAPVATSTIPPQAVPVPAVAVPDAPSPVAVPRERRAVPRKARGPLGVGLRFLWGDRDVGEFFVAPGARKSFSVGSAAGVDFVMGDARLGAPRFEVLRTDGKGFTVCFTGRMKGELTRSGDTRDLRAVIESGLAAHEGEAYALALEMDDFLRVELGGVVLEVCFQPVPRPVVARLTDSLDTTLLNIFLVTFFLAGFFVISAANHDADAAGFADELARGQSRIAKLIVKPPEVQKNRLLQQLDAVKKEREVRREASRPREPEPRAEKPLKALPGPLLSTKGSKGKRMDAREVARGLLGGVNTANLFQGPGSSFASALGHVGSTRTSSAGNLGMLGLRSGPGGNGGGETVGLVGNAGLRGRSTGESDYGNGPARVGQKQGVTVGLAAEEPQVSNPLDRDLIRRVIQLNRSQVRYCYESLLNRYPALSGKVAVRFIISAEGSVASSEVSQSTAGNVELEKCVAGRVRGWVFPKLKGGGMVTVTYPFIFKAAGE
- a CDS encoding DUF6174 domain-containing protein: MNRRVSIGWCLGLLLTWGLVGCGSEQSQWSTEREAWNETHPEHYRYDYTVTGFAPGRGPWRIEVRGDEVVSVRYVGQGTAPTPGIDVDSAPTIDTLFQQVESGLNTSARVDVDYDPVHHFPKRAMFSSGEEGSGFICSEFTPLD
- a CDS encoding DUF3857 domain-containing protein — its product is MSPQRLLLLLSVLATLPAWGEAGLTLTEPPAWVEPTPVDTQRPLRAEDAVSGLHQLLSEEQVRVSPELTERFHRQVRRVASSRGVEEGSKLEVTFSNAHERLRLHGVWRTRDGVRTQILRAEDVKLLQQERGLDLGIYRDERTALAFLQDVRAGDLLEEAYTVENTHPLFKGHHLDSLVLASEVPVAHFVHRLLAPAGLKLHFKTHGTQEARPVERDVGGLREYRWEREDVPAFEPEQGIPSDLAEWPHVQVSSFGSWADVASWGLALMEGMPESPEVKARAESWRSLPTEEARFLAAVRFVQDEVRYLAIAIGPNTHQPHAPEQVLAQRFGDCKDKALLLTTLLRTLGIPAHVALVSAHRHGGVDHLLPSAWAFDHAIVRAQVAGRTEWVDATQTHRRGRLGARSPLPYGKALVLAPGTTALESIPQPAAEGPEVDTRYVLSVNDDGTGALAITSRHTREGADSLRSLLAGLSAEQLSTRQLEQYRPLFPKLKPEGTPRVVDDENTNTLTLEATYTLEDAWANGGLKVAAPQVGGQLALPRRTEGRSFPLEVDHPTHLRVRWEVHSDSLLNVASERHTVEGPASRMEMTVTSDLGGFTYQVEYRSLADRVAPDAMARHTEAVGKMGPLLGLSFAAPVGTVLSANVSTSDSFLLSREVSLALSAVFLLVLAVFGLGLPRRIREFVQKRRTRQQARRASPGDVRYLREREKREKEEEGARPILVDSLEQADQHIRKERCSCGGTFERVPDALQLRHTGSDGRNITVLRVRCTSCHAPQFLSFDVRPS
- a CDS encoding caspase family protein, yielding MTRRRWGTLLAAVVLLAASQGLAAPPVRRALVIAHNASDDPALPPLRYADDDGVLWTELLRRLGVETTLLVEPDAETRQTGAAVLASGVRPPTPEEVSRAVESLRGAIQADHATGRRTDVLLVYVGHGNTDEVGRAYFTVKGGRLDRTAFYAQLVDPLGADFVHVIVDACRASGVVGSRGQADAAVLAELRGTLEREQLAARPHVGALFAESDTGETHEWSRLRAGVFSHVVRSGLMGGADVNGDGAVEYSELAGFVAASLQGVKALPARLSVRAQAPARDPRRPLVGPSPEGPSLLLPAEFEHARISVEDEEGRRLADVRRAEGQPLALRLPVREAYWVRTPTAEARIALAQLGAGVPRLRPRELQERGPVEDALRRGLFSVAFDRSFYERYVSTSSFVPVDFVPGRVVPLDVPLAAFVPEPPSPWEVGAVVARTPLGLGGFTTGPSVALRTSAPYTLGVRVSYALSLLSLADVTLHRLSVQGLAGFQGPGRVGPFVEAAAGWSLIGVKFRGGLQGDPTVLSGHLSGGVVARMDSWRLRAAGFIGTDRITADGEEAWGATWGVELSLGH